The Oryzias melastigma strain HK-1 linkage group LG15, ASM292280v2, whole genome shotgun sequence genome includes the window tAAAAACAAAGGACAGTGTGGAGCTGTAGCTAGCAGAACCTGAAAATCAGCATTAGGACGCTGTGACGTCATAAATCCATAATATatgcttttaatttattgagATTAAATTGATGAggttctttttaaagttatagttATTTATAgtaaacatttgataaattaCACAGCTCTCTTTTGGGGACAATACATTGCATTTTCCATCACACTATTGGCCTAcagtttagctttaaaaatgcCTGATTAATAATTTACTATTTTGTCCCTTTTAAAACCATCTTTGAGAACTATTTTCATAGTCAGCCGTGAATACACATTACCATTGTATTCAGTTATTTCCTGCTCCCAAACACACTNNNNNNNNNNNNNNNNNNNNNNNNNNNNNNNNNNNNNNNNNNNNNNNNNNNNNNNNNNNNNNNNNNNNNNNNNNNNNNNNNNNNNNNNNNNNNNNNNNNNNNNNNNNNNNNNNNNNNNNNNNNNNNNNNNNNNNNNNNNNNNNNNNNNNNNNNNNNNNNNNNNNNNNNNNNNNNNNNNNNNNNCAAAGGTCTGCGTacattttaggctaaaaatagttttatcaGTTCACATctctgtgtttatttctaactgaGCAACTTGAATATAAAGTATATTTGGTCTATGTTTGCCATTCGATTAGGGCTGTCTTCCTTTTCCCATGTTAATGCTCTCAATAGAACCGGAAGACTTGATGTTAttggtcttttttaaaatcttttctgCTTAAATAAACTACTCTATGTTGCtttgcttaattaaaaaaaaaaaaaaaatcaaactgaccAGTAAACCAAAACCTAATGCAAATGTGgtctaaaaatgtatatttcacTTTTAATCAATTTGTGGAGAAAATGTGTGCATGTTTAATTTCTGTGCCTCTGTCTTGCTTTTAATTGTAACACACTTTGAGCTGCGCAGAGCATGAGAAGCACTTTTTACTCTGAGGTTTCTTTTTCCCATTCTTTGTGAATTTCTGCTTGCAGGCCTCCCATTGTAACCAAGATGATGTAAGGCACCGCTGCCTGTAGAAAGCAAGATGAGTGAAGTCCAGGCCACAGTGGAGTTTTCTGTGGAGCTGCACAAGTTCTACAATGTGGACCTTTTCCAAAGAGGgtatgttttattgtcttaCTTATACAGCACTTAACATCTTTAACCTCTATTAGATGGCAGTGCGTCTGTCTGGAAGTGAAACTGAAACAACAGTCGGGTACAGGGAAGAAGTTCTGAGAGTGTGAGCAGGAAATGATATGTGGACAGGATCAGAGCAGTGTGCTGGATCAGGTCTGGGAGCAGCCTTGAAGGGAAGAATTATGTTTTATGCTGAGTTCAATTGGCAATGTAAAGGCCCTGGAGAAGCTGAGTAAAATGGCAGGTGGATGAAGATCTGGTGATAGTGTGAGCTGTCAAGTTGCAACAGTCCAGCCGTGAAGTTATGAGATTACAGTGGGGCAAGACATATTTGTCGGTCAcagattctgcaagttgtcccacttaaaaagatgagggGTCTGTAATGTTCACCATAGTTGCACTTCAACTGCGAGAgacagaatattaaaaaagaatctTGAAAATTCCATTGTACCATTTATTAAGAATTTATTTGTGTAATGGTACCGAAAATAGGTATTTGGCTCTAAACTAGTATAGCAGTGTTTTGTTactatttctgttgtttttatttttaagtgagCAGATTCCTATTAGAAAGTCGTTAGTTTGATCTTTGATTTCTACTGTCCAAAAATTTTGAAGTACATCAGAGTTTCTACCAGTTTAATGctgtagacatttttcaatcaaataaaaacagttctACATTCCAGAGTCAGAGTGACCTCTTAAATTTGGAGCTTTAAGTGGTCAACATAGCCAATAGGTACTAAACAAATGTTCTCTATTTGCTTGGTTTCTGTTAAAcacgggatttttttttaaaaaaaggggctTCTAGTGTGAAAACTGCAGATCTATAAAaggcatgatttttttattttttttccccatgtgACAGCTATGTCATAAAATTCTTGCCTGGTACTTATGACTTATCAGTACTTTGAGCTCTTAGGTTTATTACATGACTGACAGGCATGGAAAgcccttattttttatttatgagaaaTAAAGTGTCCGTTTACAAGTGGAGGAACTTTGTATCTAACCTTTGTGGTGTGTAACCCTTTTCACTGGCCTTCTAGTAATGTCCTACATCAAGCTAATGGACATGTTTTATAATGACTGTTATAttgttttgctttgcttttcaGCTTCTACCAGATGCGTGCCAATCTTAAGGTACCACCTCGTTTTCCACACAAAGTTGAGGCCAGTTTACTTCATCCCAGAGGTAATCATCTGGTTTTAACCTAACCTACTTCATGTTGTTGAGTTCAGTtgttcagtgtttacatttggCTAAAGGCCTTctgttaaaattatttaattaatctgTGGAGCTATAGGTCCCAGAATAAGacattaaacaacaaaacaagtttttttttactctctggATCTGTTGTTTAAATCAGTTTGCATTGTACAGGATATACcaactaataattaaaaatataatagaagTCAATAACAGTACTTATGTTGCATGGATATGTGTTGCGATGATTGATAAAGGTAGCGTTAACTTTTAAATCTATGTTGTATTCAACAATTGTCTGATTTAAACGcatactccaatgaaaatgttgtttttggtgtttttaacatgttatattggcatttttctcatgatgcctaacatgtaaatacatttaagcttaagattgcatttctgagtattttttattcacgccattgtgaatcaagagcagacaaaaatgcagtttgaaaaatcttaTTGGTGACGTAGAAACTATAATGGGTAGGCTACAAGCcatctgctccactccattctgatgcatctgctCGTTGATGACTTGAGCCAtgttcgtctttgttttcctcgtttttGCAGACATCTTAAaactgaatagctccaataatgctcgccgtttttgttgcactgctaatagtaggttggggttgtgagctAGTGGAAGTGTGTAATAGATGGATAGAAGGGAGTGAGAATGGGCCTGCCCaaaactcagaagcaaatttttaatgaagaaccgctgctctgcagaaactgtcataaaaatgaaagtttttaaaaagaatttggcCAATAttgtcataatcataactaaaataaCGCTGCATAATCAGAGTAGGACttcaaaaatctttaattttgtcTCAAGATTCCTtgcattgtttatttaaaaaaagcacctAAAGGTTGAGAGTAACccatctaattttttttctttcatctagACTCTGATCTGGCTTTTCCAGCTTCAGTCCAGGATGATGTGATCTGTAGCAAAACTTTCCAAATCCTCTACAAGAATGAAGAGGTTGTGGTCAACGATGTTCTTCTGTTCAAAGTTACAATGCTGCTCGATGAGAAAAAGGTCTGTGAACAGAATGCACTGCACTGATTCTGAAAGCAAGAGTGTCACTGGAACAGAGTGATATTTCATTCATATCTACCAGAGGAATTCGtattaatgtttgaaaatgtctttCAGTTCTGTTACAGACGTTTCATAGCAATACGACAAGTattaaagagcaaaaatattCTAAGTGGACTGgctttactgttttattattactttcAGGTGGAGGAGTCTCTCAATGAGATGGATTTCCAGCTTCTCTTGGAGTTATATTTCACAGATGGTGATTACACGTGAGTATTTCCTTGTATTGACAGCATTTAGGAAATGGATGGTTAAATGGAATGAATGCGCTACTTAAACTGTCTGTCTTGGTTTTATGATCTTAACAGGCCAGAAGATCCAAGCTCTCTGCAGAACATCAGTAGCCGCACACTTCATTTGCACTTTAGCCTGGAGCGAGGCATCCATCAACACATCAATATAATGTTCGACTATTTCCACCTGTCCGTCATCTCCGTAGCCATCCATGCCTCGCTTGTTGCACTACATCAGCCCCTTATCAGGTCAGGCATGACACCGTTTTTTTCCTCTATTGATAAGactgtttttaaagacatttagttGGGGAAAACAAcgtaaatgaaataattagtgcATTAACAATtctttataccatggtctgagtgaatactcaattctgattggctgcagggtatccattaaaaagtgataatagACACCTATGAAGGAAGAATAGCCTGAATCTTCTGTATTATTTCTTCGGCCTGAACCCCAGTcaataacaagaaaaacagaaacttggAACATAGTTATAGTTTATTACtacagcaagacagtagaaaataTCTGTCCTTCAAATGGCTCTATAATGGACATGTCgtctttaaaatgttgccaTCGTCGGCAATATtgcctttaattttaaatggttCGTTGAATGTCTTTCTGTCTTTAATGCTTAATACAAAGGGAATACCTGTTTATAAATAATTTCCTTATTAATGAATAAGAGAAACTAAAATTAATGGGGGATATTACTTGCAGTAAAAGTTATCTAGAAAAActatttgtggattttgtttctttgaagcAAACTTTTACTTCatcatttggtcaaaaacaagcagtaggaggtgaactttccctcaCTTAACAGGACGATTAGCATTTATACCACTTTCCTCCAATGATTAGTCCTCATACACTAGCTGTGGCAGAGCAAGCTCCACGCTCCCATGACAACATGTTACACCGCATGTCAAATACTCTGCTTCttgtgaaaaatgatttttaggCGTTAAAAATCCCAAAGCTAAAGTACAAATAATTagcttaatatttattttttttgtatgtgaccatggtataagcaggataaCGCCCTTCAAGGTGTCCATTATCAAAAATGACTGGACCTCACAGAAGCATTTGCATGAGACAATTCACATCTGTGTCATCCGCTAACTTCTGATAACGGACCCCTTATCCTTACTTAAAATATAGGGAAGCACATCAAGTGGTAAAACATTTAGCAAACAACTTGTTTTGTGTTGGCCTTAGTTTGATTTCTGTctcgtcttttttttccccagttttcCTCGACCTGTGAAAACTACGTGGCTGAACCGAAACGCTCCAGCACAGAGCAAAGACTCTGTCATTCCACCTTTAGAAAACGTGGTTTTTGGCAGCACTTACATCAAACAAGTTTCACCAGATGTAAAGAAATCTCTTTTATTGCAACTTTAATacctttgctttttattttttacttcactgGGCTTTGAGAGCTCACATTAATTTAATCTCCTAACATGATTGTTGGCATCTATGACTTTcttgatgtttaaaaataaaacatttctctcAATTAGTTGCCACATAAGTTTTAAACCATTTGTGTTTTGCTTCCATAAATAGGAGTGTGAAAAATGTCAGGCCATTTTGTAAGGAATCTACAGTGTATGAAGCTAAATGTGATggataaaagacaaaatgagaCTTTGACATTCCAGGTGTACAAATGTCATTCCTTTTAGTGCACCTCTGGCAAATTTTCGCCCAGATATTATCAGGAGTCTGTGAGGCATTTATGAAATGCCAATGCAGTGAAAACTGTCATCGTTTTCTGGCAATTCGTGTCTTCAACTAGTCTGaactggagctgctgcagcccATTGACATACCAGCTTTCGTGGTGCTTTCATGTATTAAATCGTCTCAGAAGTTTGCTTTACTGGATTAGAACAAAGTAGATGAAAGCTGTTAGGATCAAATACATTCAATTTAAAGGAATTTTTAATCAGtcagttaaaaagtttaaatcataATAGATACAAACCGTACTAAATAGGCTTCAGCtagtttgcttttttgtttattcatatgCATAATCGCAATGAACTTTGTTTcaggctaaaacattttttctgaggctaaaatatttacaaatgttcTTTCCTTTAATTTTCCATGGCTTTAGGCAATAGTCATTTTCTGTAAGATCTTTACTTGAATGACTGATGGTTCAACTTAAATGCAGTGAGCTTTCATGCATGTATTCAGTTTCCccgtttttatcttttgtggTTCTTCAGGGCAGGACGTTCCTGGTGTCCGACCACTGTCTGCAGCATGCATTCAGCCTGCACCACAACCTGTGCTCCAAACTCTTAACTGCCTACCAGGGTCTGTTTGGCTTCTTCACTTCAATCACCAAAAATCTGCCCTCCTCTCATCGAATGGAACTAGGTACAGTAAGCTGcactgtgtttttaaatcagatttgaTCTGTTTGTGGTTACAACAAGTCcaaacagagcaaaaaaaatatagatttccAAGGTATCCTTGCTTTCACCTTCTTCTTTAATATTTCTAACAGTTTTGcatatattcatttatttttttgatgttgtgcatgttcatttgtttgtgtaCATTATGTTTTGTAATCCCATTTTCATtgctattattattttgttgcaaaaaaccCCACATGTGTGATCCTATGACATTTCATCTGATTCCCACacataacataacagttttatagCATTTTCCACAAGCAGTAGCCTGTCTGTTTGCCTCTCAGGTGTTTTAAATGAACTGTAATAGAGAACCTTAGAAACAAAGTCTTATCTTCACTcagtaaactaaaacaaagctctACCTATGCACATTAGCTCTCATCACTAAAAAGAATCCACACAGATCGATAGATATTAACCCACCCTAAACAATCACATAATATAAAGTTAAATATGCCTATATGTGCAATCTTGCTAGCCAAGCCCAGCATGCAAGTCCTATATGAGCGAGTTCTCAGAAGACCCTATCCCCGAGGTCAAAGGCACGTCTACATAGGTATGTTTCGATCCTCGGTAATTTAAATCAACCTGCCTTTCTCTTGCTTTTTCTCTTCACTTCAGCTTTTTTCCTGGAAAATAAAACCACTTTCTTTATTACCCACTTTCCAGATCATACATCTAAATTGTCTGTCATCCTTTATGTGCTGCTCCGTTtcatttctttgcatttttatgaaCTGGCAAACGGTTTCATGAATTCCAGCACTATTTATTGACTGACTCTGGTCAAGCCGtagcaaaaatacttttaacaCCAGCATCTGTCTATGACTGCTTTGCATtaactttgtgttttaattaacaCTTTTTCTTACAACTTTCTGCcataattgatcaaaaatgattGTGCTCCTGTAGAACAACATGATGTTGAAGCCCGCCTAACTGAGCTGTGTGAACATGTCAAGGTAAGActgttcagactttttttttttgtcattctttcCCAATTCTACCTCAGTGATCAGACATGAAAACCATTTCCTGAAAGCCACAAGGAATGATTACTTTGGATTGTTATGCAACTGAAATGTGGTTTGCTGCATTGTGTTCAAGCATGTTGCATATTTTTCtgcacttcctttttttaataacgGATATGGTAAtgattgaggaaaaaaactcaGCTGAACATGATGTCATAATGCAAACCCTGAAAGACCcaaagcaaaatttaaaaaatattatgtaaaaattGTATTGCGTTCCCttgtttattaataataataataataataaattttatttatatggcgcctttctTGGCACTCAAGGTCGCCTCACAgtacataaaagcataaaaacacaacaatagcataaaaataaaacggcTAATTAGCAAACACAACAGTGAGTCAACAGTTAAAATTACAGGTAAGTGTCAGGTATTGAATGCACTGCGAAAGAGGTAAGTTTTCAGGTGTTTGGAGAATTGAGAATTCAATTATTGCCTGagtttcactgtaaaaaaaaactcacaataaacacaatttatgtagtagattcatctttttttacaaCTATTGTAGATATTTTAAGGCTATAgaacccctcactacacacgTTATGCATGTTCTCTGACAGAAATATACATTATCTATCTTGTTTTAGATCTCAGAATTAAAATTATCTTTCAAAATACGCCTtatattatagaatgaaaacaaagacctaaGAGCACTCAAACATGTATATAGATTTGGCAAGctaaacacattctgtacaaggagattgattgacaaaggTCTATAGCCAATCAGGAAGCagaacacaacaaaaattaaactatGTAAAATTGCACTAAAAAATCTATGAGACAGTGGAAGGTGAACCATGTTAAAACAACGGACCACTATCATTACTActtaatggtgtttttttttcttttaaactttttgttttttcgcaCTACCTTCACCTGATTTACCgtcaaagactttttttgcaGTTGACTGCAGTAAATTCATAATTTGGCCATAAGATTATTACAAAATGTACATTATCACTTTAACacagttgtttatttattgacatCATCATTTAGATGTTTCATTTTGGTTATAATTCCATTGGTTTCCGTCATTCTTTTAGCAGAAAGCAGAGTCCCCAGATGAGCTGGCTGAGCTGGTAAACATGAACCTGGCTCAGCTCTGCTCTCTCCTCATGGCTCTCTGGGGCCAGTTCCTCGAGGTTGTGTCCCTGCAAGAGCATGTCGCCGCCCTGCTGGCTATGGAGCATCACACACTGAGAGTAAGACCAACATCCTTAATCGTATATTAAGATAAACATGctagtggttttattttttatttttatgtgataaaaataattctaaacTGTAATGCAACAGTGGAACTAAATTAAGTTAttgatgaaaacagaaaaattaaatgaCATTCTGGTGTAAAAACACCTTTCAGTGTCAGTCAATACTAAATTCATTTCAATAAACCTTTATTATTCCCCAAagaaaatttgctttaaaattatttttttttcattagacaaattaaaaaagatataagcagcaaaagtttgtttcatgGATTAACTAACTCTGTGATTTTACAGGTTAGGCGGTTTGCCGAGGCTTTCTTTTGTCTTGAACACCCCAGACAGTCAGCTCTGGCATATCAAGAGCTACAGTAAGTTCTATTGGCACAATttacttgtaaataaaacatatcaGATTGATAGTGCAATTTTGTTTACCGTCTGACTTGCTTTCTTTCTCCATCAGTGCTCACAGTCATCAACAGATGACTAATGCTATCAAAAGCTCCAACTACTTCTTATCTTTGCCTCCACTGCCAGTGGAATGTGCTGAACTTGATGGTGACGTTAGTTCCCTGCCAATAATCTTTGAAGATAGATACCTGGATTCAATCACAGAGGGTCAGTAAAAGTACAAGTATTTCTCTTGTGTAAAgtacaaatacatatttaaacttttcGTGTGTTTTCCCGAAGATCGTGATGGACCTTGGCTGGTCATGCATAATACAAGGACTGGCTCAGCTTCGAATAAAGTGGACAAGCCAAATTCTAAGGACTGTAGTGCCGTAAGCAACCCCACACCAGAGACATCTTGTGTTCCAACCGATAGCAACTGGCCAGAAAACTTTGATCCACCCCCTAAATCTAAAGGCAAATcagtaaaactgaagaaaatttCAAAGACTGACAGCTCCAAGAAGTTGACGCGGCAAGGCTCAAAGGACTCTGTAGTGTTAGTGGgctataaaaaccttaaaactccTTATACCAGCACAAAGTACAAAGAAGAGGCTCGCGCCAAACAAGATCATGTACAGGATACGTTACCGGAGGACTCGAGTAGTCATTTACAAACTAATCCTAGTTCTTTTTATGATCCTTGTGCCACATCGGCTCATTCTGAAAACTGTGCAGATATTTTAGAGTACAATATTAGTACTCCTGCTTGTCAGAAAGGTAGTTGTGAAAATGTTTCTACACACAGTAATCCTCAGGCAGGTACTGGGGTTGCTGCAACATGCCAGCAAATGCAAAAGGAGGAGAAAGTGGATATCGGTGGCCAAAAGCCGTCACAGAGTTCTGCTGAGGTGAAAACAACCAACCATGAGCCTTTAGTAGGTGATAAAGTCACAATTCTTCTACCACATCAAACTGATACAAACCCCGGCAGCTGTATTCCTCAAATTACTCAATCTTGTGAATCACACCAGCCTGCAGCAGAATCTGTGTTTGAACAGCCAAGCAAAAGTATGAGCCAGCCCAGCCAATCACGAGTGGTTTCAGTGCAGGTTAAAGGTGATTGTATCAGACTGCCAGATGGAAGAGCCCCCAGTGCCTCATCCCGTCTCTCAGACTCTGGCATTGACAGCGAGCCCAGCTCCTTTGCCACTCAACAGGTTCTAGGATTGCATTCCTGCTCAGGGCAGAGTGTCTCAATTCTGCAGCCTGAGAAGACCCTCCAGGGTCCCGCTGCACCACCAGCTCAGCAAAGCACTGAGCAAAAACCAATTGGCACGCCAGAAATTCTGTTCCCTGGAAATACCAGCGCAGTAAGTGGAGTCCAGTCTTCTCTCACATCTATTAATTCCCTGCCTTCAGACGATGAAGGGGAAGTTTCCTCCAAGAGCACCAGTGGAGCTGAAGTCCAAAAGAGGAAATCCAGTGTCTTGGTACAGGAGCAGAGTGTAGTTTTCTCTGGGGATGGTATTAGAAGACTTGATGGTAACACTATTGCAAAGGATTCCCAACTGAGAAAACCTGACATTGACATTGAAAGTGAAACCAAAAGTTCTTCTGAATTGGAAGTAGAGGACAGCGGGACATTAAAAGATTCCCACAGTGAACCACATACTACCTGCCCTTCCAGTAACTCAGCCACGAGCAGCACTGATGTGGTCAAACGTGGGATGGTAGAGAACTACTTTGGCTCCTGTTCTAGCACAGATGTGTCTGAAATCAGTCCCTTGGAAACCTCTGCTATCACGTTGGGAATCCAGGTGGAACCACATGCTGAGGAGGATGAGAACGAGACGGAACACGAGATGATTGAGAACGGTTACTACGAGGAAGGGGACGGCTACGCTTTTGTGAACGGTGTTGTAGATGATGAGCAAGCAGCATCTTCCGACGCGCCTCAGGAGACGAGTTACTTGCTGGAACAGCTTGGCATCAGATATCACCACGAAAGAAGTGATCTATCAAAAGCTCCTATATGCTCCAATGTAGCTTCCAGCGGAGTTGGACACAGTTTGGGTCGAGCACCTTTTTCCACCACCGGTATTTCTTCCAACCTGCATTGGTATGAATGTGCGCCCACGGCACAGATGAAAGCGTAAGTCCctgcccttttttttaaatatattatttcctGAAGAGCCCCTTAATGTTGTCGTCATCAAGTTTATTTGTCATTCTCGGACATTTATTATTTGCAGGTTCATCAAGGCCAAGGAGGAAATGAAAGAGCTCAAACTCCCTGGTTTCCTCTACAGTGAGGTTCCTGAGCTGGCATCTACTGTGCCCTATTTCAGCTTAGAGGAAGATGAAAACTGTGATGAAGGGATTCATCTTATAGTGTGCGTCCATGGTCTGGATGGTAGGAAACCTTAAATCATGCTCTGTAACAACCATAAGTGCTCATTTGCAATGAttaaatgttgcattttcaCTTGCTGCAGGTAACAGTGCAGACCTGAGATTAGTGAAGACTTACCTTGAGCTTGGTCTCCCTGGTGCCCGAATAGACTTCCTAATGTCTGAGAGAAATCAGGTAGGCCATTCAAGCTTTGTGTGTggtttttatttaaccctttaacactggagatttATCTGCAGAGTTGACTTTTGTTGAATTACAGATAGTCTTCAACTGTTTCTGCAATTATTGTAATTCCAATGTCTTCTGAAGCTTTCTCTGAAGCTAATGTTCAACACTTTACTGCAGTGAAGTGTTTGCGCAATCAAGGAAACTCCAACATTTTGACACACAGAAAAGTGgcgatatgcaacactttacatatATAACTATTCATATCATATTTTatacatgcatttctgagacctgtatctcattagcatgatcacaactttctttaaaaacccattgtGTACAACTAGCGCCGTGGTttttgccctgtagttcatcatcactcCACTAGGGGCAATAGAATggcttttcttctcatttcaaaatgtctgcttccatgaaatctcacaCATTTTTAGTAGGAAAATGTttactaattttcaaaactttatggtaaGAATAGTTCATCTgttgtctttcatttttttacatggcTACTtactgtattgaaagaatgcaaaatttgttgataattatttaCAATACAGTtgcaccatgttaaaaatgtgtagatcaaatttgagacagtgggtaaataatgtattttttttcttgaactctCATGTTAGTATTTTTGCATCTGAAACTAACattattgtgattaaaaaatttaaaaactgaccaaatcACCCAACATGTAATTGATACTGTCTATTTCCCcatttaaaacagtatttttaaaaaaaatacatagatttCATCAAtgggttttaaaaacatcttgatttaatatatatatatatatatatatatatatatatatatatatttctgacaattatttgatttttaatccttttttatatcaaataatgcaaaataatgacacaaatttcatattttatgtatttattttctaactCCTATCTGCAGAATGATACCTTCGCTGACTTTGAGTCAATGACGGATCGACTGCTAGATGAAATAGTCCAGTATATTCAGCTTTACAATCTAACTGTATCTAAAATAAGGTAAGAAACTGTTATCAGTGTGGAGTACATTTAGGAACTGCTTgtcatgttattttttaatagagatATGTTAGTGATTCATCAAAAAGCcttgtgattatttttcattcaaacacTTCTAAAAGTGATTGCTGGATTTTCTTAGTGGTCGATTTAATCTCTGATGTTCTAACTTTACAGCTTTGTTGGTCATTCGCTCGGGAACCTCATCGTACGCTCGGTGCTGACGAGACCCAGGTTTAAATGTTATCTGAGCAAGCTGCACACGTTTCTTTCCTTATCTGGACCTCATCTGGGCACGCTCTACAACAGCTCTGCTCTGGTCAACACAGGTAACAGCTCAGGTTCTTTCTAGTACTATTACCTATGGTGTCCAAATGATAAAGAGTCCAATTTTTATTCCTAGGTCTGTGGTTCATGCAGAAGTGGAAGAAGTCGGGTTCACTATTGCAGCTGACATGTCGTGATCATTCTGACCCTCGCCAAACTTTCCTGTACAAACTCAGCAAAAAATCTGGTTAgatttgcacttttttaatctgcattattctgtttatttaaagcagTGTTGGATGTGATG containing:
- the fam135a gene encoding protein FAM135A isoform X2, translating into MSEVQATVEFSVELHKFYNVDLFQRGFYQMRANLKVPPRFPHKVEASLLHPRDSDLAFPASVQDDVICSKTFQILYKNEEVVVNDVLLFKVTMLLDEKKVEESLNEMDFQLLLELYFTDGDYTPEDPSSLQNISSRTLHLHFSLERGIHQHINIMFDYFHLSVISVAIHASLVALHQPLISFPRPVKTTWLNRNAPAQSKDSVIPPLENVVFGSTYIKQVSPDGRTFLVSDHCLQHAFSLHHNLCSKLLTAYQGLFGFFTSITKNLPSSHRMELAKPSMQVLYERVLRRPYPRGQRHVYIEQHDVEARLTELCEHVKKAESPDELAELVNMNLAQLCSLLMALWGQFLEVVSLQEHVAALLAMEHHTLRVRRFAEAFFCLEHPRQSALAYQELHAHSHQQMTNAIKSSNYFLSLPPLPVECAELDGDVSSLPIIFEDRYLDSITEDRDGPWLVMHNTRTGSASNKVDKPNSKDCSAVSNPTPETSCVPTDSNWPENFDPPPKSKGKSVKLKKISKTDSSKKLTRQGSKDSVVLVGYKNLKTPYTSTKYKEEARAKQDHVQDTLPEDSSSHLQTNPSSFYDPCATSAHSENCADILEYNISTPACQKGSCENVSTHSNPQAGTGVAATCQQMQKEEKVDIGGQKPSQSSAEVKTTNHEPLVGDKVTILLPHQTDTNPGSCIPQITQSCESHQPAAESVFEQPSKSMSQPSQSRVVSVQVKGDCIRLPDGRAPSASSRLSDSGIDSEPSSFATQQVLGLHSCSGQSVSILQPEKTLQGPAAPPAQQSTEQKPIGTPEILFPGNTSAVSGVQSSLTSINSLPSDDEGEVSSKSTSGAEVQKRKSSVLVQEQSVVFSGDGIRRLDGNTIAKDSQLRKPDIDIESETKSSSELEVEDSGTLKDSHSEPHTTCPSSNSATSSTDVVKRGMVENYFGSCSSTDVSEISPLETSAITLGIQVEPHAEEDENETEHEMIENGYYEEGDGYAFVNGVVDDEQAASSDAPQETSYLLEQLGIRYHHERSDLSKAPICSNVASSGVGHSLGRAPFSTTGISSNLHWYECAPTAQMKAFIKAKEEMKELKLPGFLYSEVPELASTVPYFSLEEDENCDEGIHLIVCVHGLDGNSADLRLVKTYLELGLPGARIDFLMSERNQNDTFADFESMTDRLLDEIVQYIQLYNLTVSKISFVGHSLGNLIVRSVLTRPRFKCYLSKLHTFLSLSGPHLGTLYNSSALVNTGLWFMQKWKKSGSLLQLTCRDHSDPRQTFLYKLSKKSGLQYFKNVVLVGSLQDRYVPYHSARIEMCKTALKDKQTGPMYTEMIQNLLLPVLQNKDCNLVRYDVIHALPNTANSLIGRAAHIAVLDSEIFLEKFFLVAGLKFFQ